One window of the Nocardia huaxiensis genome contains the following:
- a CDS encoding lipocalin-like domain-containing protein — protein MNAHRPAELVGTWKLLSLRQERADGSTAEPMGSDPLGYITYTESGYVQCILGPAQRPKLGAQPDEFAARDGLARVLFTVPKLPGLLRLGVSALQTVVYAGTWEVEGNTVIHHAELAGLPDWDGTDIVREYEVESQRLRLIARFPTNRVVVDWQRA, from the coding sequence GTGAACGCTCATCGCCCCGCGGAACTCGTCGGCACCTGGAAACTGCTGTCCCTGCGCCAGGAACGCGCCGACGGTTCGACCGCCGAGCCGATGGGCAGCGACCCGCTCGGCTACATCACCTACACCGAGTCCGGATATGTGCAGTGCATCCTCGGCCCGGCGCAGCGCCCCAAGCTGGGTGCGCAACCCGACGAGTTCGCCGCCCGCGACGGCCTGGCCCGGGTTCTGTTCACCGTGCCCAAACTGCCGGGGCTGCTGCGTCTGGGCGTCTCCGCGCTCCAGACGGTGGTGTACGCCGGCACCTGGGAGGTCGAGGGCAACACCGTCATCCACCACGCCGAGCTGGCCGGACTGCCGGACTGGGACGGCACCGATATCGTGCGCGAGTACGAGGTGGAGTCACAGCGCCTGCGCCTGATCGCCCGCTTCCCCACCAACCGTGTCGTCGTCGACTGGCAGCGGGCCTGA
- a CDS encoding alpha/beta hydrolase family esterase, whose product MGTAIGVLLIAAGCGRDFGRAASVPDEDMTVSMESGGRQREYVVHTPSRPGSGKLPAVLIFHGGGGSPADMIDGTGFDDLADREGFVAVYPAGYEHSWNDGRGEDTKAGAAGVDDIAFVSAVIDRIIAEHGVDPARIYATGLSNGGMFTQFLGCALAGRLAAIAPVSGTLPQADEHGCTPGVPLPVLEIHGTADPIVPYNGGVVRVTGGHRGGSGTAPVLSVDATQALWRGRNRCDGEPVRTSLPPLTNDGTSVVTEISAKCAAGSRVELYSVVGGGHTWPGRDQRLPESLVGTVTRQFDAAEIIWRFCSGFQR is encoded by the coding sequence GTGGGTACGGCGATAGGTGTGCTGCTGATCGCCGCCGGTTGCGGCAGGGACTTCGGCCGCGCTGCCTCGGTGCCGGACGAGGATATGACCGTCTCGATGGAATCCGGTGGGCGGCAACGGGAATACGTCGTCCACACGCCATCGCGGCCGGGGAGCGGGAAGCTGCCCGCGGTGCTGATCTTTCACGGTGGCGGTGGATCCCCGGCCGACATGATCGACGGCACCGGGTTCGACGACCTCGCGGATCGGGAGGGGTTCGTCGCGGTCTATCCGGCCGGGTACGAGCACTCGTGGAACGACGGGCGCGGCGAGGACACCAAGGCCGGGGCGGCGGGAGTGGACGATATCGCTTTCGTGAGCGCCGTGATCGATCGGATCATCGCGGAGCACGGCGTCGACCCTGCCCGGATCTATGCCACCGGATTGTCCAACGGCGGCATGTTCACTCAGTTTCTCGGGTGCGCGCTGGCGGGGCGGCTCGCGGCGATCGCACCGGTATCCGGAACCTTGCCGCAGGCCGACGAGCACGGGTGCACACCGGGCGTACCGTTGCCGGTGCTCGAGATTCACGGCACGGCAGACCCGATCGTCCCCTACAACGGTGGTGTGGTGCGGGTGACCGGAGGCCATCGCGGGGGCTCGGGAACCGCACCGGTGTTGTCGGTCGACGCGACGCAGGCACTGTGGCGCGGCCGCAATCGGTGCGACGGCGAGCCGGTGCGGACCAGCCTCCCGCCGCTGACCAACGACGGAACCTCGGTGGTCACGGAGATCTCCGCGAAGTGTGCGGCGGGCAGCAGGGTCGAGCTGTATTCCGTTGTGGGGGGCGGGCATACGTGGCCGGGCCGGGACCAGCGCCTGCCGGAGTCGCTGGTGGGCACGGTGACCCGCCAGTTCGATGCCGCCGAGATCATCTGGCGGTTCTGCAGCGGATTTCAGCGCTGA
- a CDS encoding GMC oxidoreductase has protein sequence MNQFDYDWIVVGSGFGGSVSALRLAEKGHRVAVLEAGYRFAAGDYAESASDIRRYYFAPRLGLRGIVRTTLFKDVLIATGAGVGGGSLVYGNALYRAQPGFLRHPQWAELADWETELDPHYRTAEHMLGVTPYDADTPAGLLLREYAESNGLGDKHTRSNVAVFLGEPGKTAPDPYFAGDGPDRIGCTRCGSCLIGCRYDAKNTLDKNYLWFAERRGVDIQPERTVIDIRPLGDDPSGADGYAVTTVRTGRWFRQERRTVTARGVVLAAGALGTVRLLLRCKGNGSLPNLSERTGELVRTNSETVLVVRTPDDGRDFTRGVAVMSDYEPDQDTHIQPATYGAHSDVMSLITTPAVTQGNRRTRPLRFVLDALRNPVRFARANRIKGSAARSIVLTTMQAYDNAMALRVRFRLPGGYPVLTTEQDPANPIPTYVEAGYRAANWIAQRTGGVVKAAVSEAIFSIPSTVHILGGAAIAADPEHGVIDARHRVFGYRNLLVADGAALPANIGVNPSLTIAALAERAMSFVDAAPNAVAAQPIRFGTATRS, from the coding sequence GTGAATCAGTTCGACTACGACTGGATCGTCGTCGGCTCCGGTTTCGGCGGCAGCGTGAGCGCGTTGCGACTGGCCGAGAAGGGCCACCGGGTTGCCGTCCTGGAGGCGGGCTACCGGTTCGCGGCCGGGGATTACGCCGAGAGTGCGTCCGATATCCGCCGGTACTACTTCGCCCCGCGCCTCGGCCTGCGCGGCATCGTCCGGACCACGCTGTTCAAGGATGTGCTGATCGCCACCGGCGCGGGCGTCGGCGGCGGTTCGCTGGTCTACGGCAATGCGCTGTACCGGGCGCAGCCGGGCTTCCTGCGCCACCCGCAGTGGGCGGAACTGGCCGATTGGGAGACCGAACTCGATCCGCATTACCGCACCGCCGAGCACATGCTCGGCGTCACGCCGTATGACGCCGACACCCCGGCCGGACTGCTGCTGCGCGAATACGCGGAGTCGAACGGACTGGGGGACAAGCACACTCGCAGCAATGTCGCGGTATTCCTGGGCGAGCCCGGCAAGACCGCACCCGATCCCTACTTCGCCGGGGACGGCCCCGACCGGATCGGCTGCACCCGCTGCGGCTCCTGTCTGATCGGCTGCCGGTACGACGCCAAGAACACCCTCGACAAGAACTACCTGTGGTTCGCCGAACGCCGCGGCGTGGATATTCAGCCGGAACGCACGGTGATCGATATCCGCCCGCTCGGTGACGATCCGTCCGGCGCGGACGGCTACGCGGTGACGACCGTGCGCACCGGCCGCTGGTTCCGGCAGGAGCGGCGGACGGTGACCGCGCGCGGCGTGGTGCTGGCCGCGGGCGCGCTCGGCACGGTGCGACTGCTGTTGCGCTGCAAGGGAAACGGCTCCCTGCCCAACCTGTCGGAGCGGACCGGCGAGCTGGTGCGCACCAATAGCGAAACCGTGCTCGTGGTCCGCACCCCCGACGACGGCCGCGACTTCACGCGCGGCGTGGCGGTCATGTCGGACTACGAACCGGACCAGGACACACACATTCAGCCCGCCACCTACGGCGCGCACAGCGACGTCATGTCGCTGATCACGACACCGGCTGTGACACAGGGCAATCGCCGCACCCGCCCGCTGCGCTTCGTGCTCGACGCGCTGCGCAATCCCGTGCGGTTCGCCCGGGCGAACCGCATCAAGGGTTCGGCCGCCCGCTCGATCGTGCTCACCACCATGCAGGCGTACGACAACGCCATGGCCCTGCGCGTGCGTTTCCGGCTGCCCGGCGGCTACCCGGTCCTCACCACCGAACAGGACCCGGCCAACCCGATCCCGACCTATGTCGAGGCCGGATACCGCGCCGCGAACTGGATCGCCCAGCGCACCGGCGGCGTGGTGAAAGCCGCTGTCTCCGAAGCGATCTTCTCGATCCCCAGCACCGTGCACATCCTCGGCGGCGCGGCCATCGCCGCCGACCCGGAACACGGCGTGATCGATGCCCGCCACCGCGTCTTCGGCTACCGGAACCTGCTCGTGGCCGATGGCGCGGCGCTGCCCGCCAATATCGGCGTCAACCCCAGCCTCACCATCGCCGCCCTGGCCGAACGCGCCATGAGTTTCGTGGACGCCGCCCCCAATGCTGTTGCCGCGCAGCCCATCCGATTCGGCACGGCGACGCGGTCCTGA
- a CDS encoding glycosyltransferase, which yields MSRFVIASMGTRGDVAPLLDVGLRLRDAGHEVVVAAHCLFRDLVTECGLEYRLMGADIEVDMSDPYAVDLSAHGLSDVTRLAWPEGQRFLGNGLLEALADEPADALLLSPLAEYSGFQLAEAKGIPALGLRLFPQSATADHAPSHFGGKHFGGLGNRLAADAGAWFFDTLYREPVAEFRRDLGLPKVSARELRRRRTEAGWTALHGYSPSVSPRPADWRPGLEVTGYWWPPRPVGWEPPADLVDFLDAGPPPVFVGFGSTTEGIDRRAEFSEIVSTALRRYGGRALVQAGWLNLDITGDNVLPIGSVPYDWLFPRISAAIHHAGAGTTSASLRAGVPFAAVPGQADQGFWAHRMRVLGVSPATIPLRKLSVDALVEALRELTTVDSYRDNAARLASRIAQEDGAGVAVKVIEQVVAQR from the coding sequence ATGAGCCGGTTCGTCATCGCCTCCATGGGCACCCGTGGCGACGTGGCCCCACTACTGGATGTCGGCCTGCGTCTGCGCGACGCCGGCCACGAGGTGGTGGTGGCCGCCCACTGCCTGTTCCGCGACCTGGTCACCGAGTGCGGTCTCGAATACCGGCTCATGGGAGCCGATATCGAGGTCGACATGTCCGACCCGTACGCGGTCGACCTGAGCGCCCACGGCCTGTCGGACGTGACCAGGCTGGCCTGGCCCGAAGGTCAGCGCTTCCTAGGCAACGGCCTGCTCGAGGCCCTCGCCGACGAACCCGCCGACGCCCTGCTGCTCAGCCCGCTCGCCGAATACTCGGGTTTCCAGCTGGCGGAGGCCAAAGGTATTCCGGCGCTGGGCCTTCGACTGTTCCCGCAGTCTGCGACCGCCGACCACGCCCCGAGCCACTTCGGCGGCAAGCATTTCGGCGGCCTGGGCAACCGGCTCGCCGCCGACGCCGGAGCCTGGTTCTTCGACACCCTCTACCGCGAACCCGTGGCGGAGTTCCGTCGCGACCTGGGCCTGCCCAAGGTCTCCGCCAGGGAATTGCGCCGCCGCCGCACCGAAGCGGGATGGACTGCCCTGCACGGCTATTCGCCGAGCGTCTCACCCCGCCCGGCCGACTGGCGTCCGGGTCTCGAGGTGACCGGCTACTGGTGGCCCCCGCGTCCCGTCGGCTGGGAGCCGCCCGCCGACCTGGTGGACTTCCTCGACGCCGGCCCGCCTCCGGTCTTCGTCGGTTTCGGCAGCACCACCGAGGGCATCGACCGCCGCGCCGAGTTCTCCGAGATCGTCAGCACGGCCCTGCGCCGCTACGGCGGGCGGGCGCTGGTGCAGGCGGGCTGGCTGAACCTCGACATCACCGGTGACAATGTCCTCCCCATCGGCAGCGTCCCCTACGACTGGCTGTTCCCCCGCATCTCGGCCGCCATCCACCACGCCGGCGCCGGGACGACCTCCGCCAGCCTGCGCGCCGGTGTCCCCTTCGCCGCCGTCCCGGGCCAGGCGGACCAGGGCTTCTGGGCCCACCGCATGCGCGTCCTCGGCGTCAGCCCCGCGACCATCCCGCTCCGGAAACTCTCGGTCGATGCCCTGGTCGAGGCTCTACGGGAACTGACCACCGTGGACTCCTACCGCGACAACGCCGCCCGCCTGGCATCCCGCATCGCGCAGGAGGACGGTGCGGGCGTTGCGGTGAAGGTCATCGAACAAGTCGTCGCTCAGCGCTGA
- a CDS encoding D-arabinono-1,4-lactone oxidase, giving the protein MATPRIWGSHARLTGPGTAILRPTTQDELVTAVRAGRHRHLRPIGSGHSFNDIASAPADSAALLLDRLNRVLAVRRYDIERPRPPMPATVGTVTVEAGITIDALLRELQSRNLTLVNVGAIREQTIAGALSTGTHGASIHVGSLSSLVVSLKLLRADGSVTTVTRDDAGHADLFRSACVGLGALGILLEVELEVVQALTLRPVRRMLTLDEFLAEGETIARTHPYARFYYFPYTDHVECVTDIPTDDPIAPQGFSHSLQRWVRGTLLDRHLAGALFTAASTVRPRQSIPAAIRLAASSRESGTGPADISWRCLTLPDLPPRHIEMEWSVPLQDWRAAVRALHTTIGPRPTPAFLAGFVISLRFVGSDGDIPLSNNYRRESLTIDIMQFHALDPYPYFAATTRAIRTATTEARPHWGKYFDLTAADLAPRYPEFEVFEQVRAAQDPDDVFTNPWLTRVLGS; this is encoded by the coding sequence ATGGCCACACCGCGCATCTGGGGCTCGCACGCCCGCCTGACCGGGCCCGGCACCGCGATCCTGCGCCCCACCACCCAGGACGAACTCGTCACCGCGGTGCGCGCCGGCCGCCATCGCCACCTGCGCCCCATCGGTTCCGGGCACAGCTTCAACGACATCGCCTCCGCCCCCGCCGATTCGGCCGCGCTGCTGCTCGACCGGCTGAACCGCGTCCTCGCGGTGCGCCGCTACGACATCGAACGGCCCCGCCCGCCCATGCCCGCCACCGTGGGCACGGTCACCGTCGAGGCGGGCATCACCATCGACGCCCTGCTGCGAGAACTCCAGTCCCGCAACCTGACCCTGGTCAATGTGGGCGCGATCCGGGAACAGACCATCGCCGGAGCCCTCAGCACGGGCACCCACGGCGCGAGCATCCACGTGGGCTCGCTCAGTTCACTCGTGGTGTCCCTCAAGCTCTTACGCGCCGACGGCAGCGTCACGACGGTCACCCGCGACGACGCCGGCCACGCCGATCTCTTCCGCTCGGCCTGCGTGGGCCTGGGAGCTCTCGGCATCCTGCTCGAGGTGGAACTCGAAGTGGTGCAGGCCCTCACCCTGCGCCCGGTGCGCCGCATGCTCACCCTCGACGAGTTCCTCGCCGAGGGCGAAACCATCGCCCGCACCCACCCCTACGCGCGCTTCTACTACTTCCCCTACACCGATCACGTAGAGTGCGTCACCGATATCCCGACGGACGATCCGATTGCCCCGCAAGGCTTTTCCCACTCCCTGCAACGCTGGGTCCGCGGCACGCTGCTCGACCGCCACCTGGCCGGCGCGCTCTTCACCGCCGCCTCCACCGTGCGCCCGCGGCAGTCCATCCCGGCGGCCATCCGGCTGGCCGCCTCCAGCCGCGAATCCGGCACCGGCCCCGCCGACATCTCCTGGCGCTGCCTGACCCTCCCCGACCTGCCACCCCGGCACATCGAGATGGAATGGTCTGTCCCCCTGCAGGATTGGCGTGCGGCCGTGCGGGCCCTGCACACCACCATCGGCCCTCGGCCCACCCCCGCATTCTTGGCGGGCTTCGTCATCTCCCTCCGCTTCGTGGGCAGCGACGGCGACATCCCGCTGAGCAACAACTACCGCCGCGAGAGCCTCACCATCGACATCATGCAGTTCCACGCCCTCGACCCCTACCCGTACTTCGCCGCCACCACCCGAGCCATCCGCACCGCCACCACCGAGGCCCGCCCCCACTGGGGCAAGTACTTCGACCTCACCGCCGCCGACCTCGCACCCCGCTACCCCGAGTTCGAGGTCTTCGAGCAGGTCCGTGCGGCACAGGACCCCGACGACGTCTTCACCAACCCCTGGCTCACGCGCGTCCTCGGCTCCTGA